A portion of the Limisphaera ngatamarikiensis genome contains these proteins:
- a CDS encoding type II secretion system protein — protein MMIMDRLLPGTATQRPGAGRNTNRAGFTLLELLAVIVIMGILAALTVPALKNFGQAEAQVAATRQLLDDLARARQLAISQRTTVYMIFVPAEFWNDSSAPGNGAAWNSLPPAEREKAARLFDRQLTSYNFVTVRSVGDQPGTRKPRYLSDWRTLPEGVFIPPWKFVYNGPPVRIADPAPPLPPQRYHVVQPFRWTSPEMGVPFPSPTGSTAFRLPYLAFNHLGQLVSEVELGGFQDACIPLARGSVSVAHGPGGVPLQQPPSVVERPPGNSTNAFNLVCVEWLTGRARVIRQEVR, from the coding sequence ATGATGATCATGGACCGCCTCCTGCCAGGAACGGCAACGCAACGGCCGGGGGCCGGCCGGAACACCAACCGGGCCGGTTTCACTCTCCTGGAGTTGCTGGCGGTCATTGTCATCATGGGGATCCTGGCGGCCCTGACCGTCCCGGCGCTGAAGAATTTCGGTCAAGCCGAGGCGCAGGTGGCGGCGACACGTCAGTTGTTGGACGACCTGGCCCGGGCCCGTCAGCTGGCCATCAGCCAGAGGACCACCGTGTACATGATTTTTGTGCCGGCCGAATTCTGGAACGACAGCAGCGCCCCGGGCAACGGGGCGGCCTGGAACAGCCTGCCACCGGCCGAGCGGGAGAAGGCGGCCCGACTGTTCGATCGTCAACTGACCTCCTACAACTTCGTCACCGTGCGGAGCGTGGGGGACCAGCCGGGCACGCGCAAACCACGGTATCTTTCCGATTGGCGTACGCTGCCCGAAGGGGTCTTCATTCCGCCCTGGAAATTCGTGTACAACGGACCGCCGGTGCGGATTGCGGATCCGGCGCCGCCGTTGCCCCCGCAGCGATACCACGTGGTTCAACCGTTCCGATGGACCAGTCCGGAGATGGGGGTTCCGTTTCCCTCGCCCACGGGTTCGACCGCGTTTCGGCTGCCGTACCTGGCGTTCAATCACCTGGGCCAACTGGTGTCCGAGGTGGAACTTGGCGGCTTCCAGGACGCCTGCATTCCGCTAGCCCGGGGAAGTGTCTCGGTGGCACATGGACCCGGGGGGGTGCCGCTTCAGCAACCGCCCTCGGTTGTGGAACGTCCTCCCGGCAACAGCACCAATGCGTTCAACCTGGTCTGTGTGGAGTGGCTGACCGGCCGGGCGCGGGTCATCCGACAGGAGGTGCGATGA
- a CDS encoding type II secretion system protein, which produces MKVVGQGGPGWLRAGAPAGPAASQRAFTMVEMALSLAIIGFALVAIVGVLPIGLQTQQENREETVVLQDAQVWLAALRAGARGYDDLTNWVESIEVHWADWTMDGRLLGQGRDLYTRTNSDIISIAPAPHLPLTNGAIIVGVMGTPKYIHVPDVFRPAGFRSNYVVAYVRAFSGPAVEKPPQSDPAVQDLAFRYRLVSEVVPYREWDTNWIAFDAQGLAPAEATQRSNYWWVARNLYANVHEVRLLFRWPVRPNGTTGNGRMVLRGTVSGVRTNQGPLHFYQPGLFARYP; this is translated from the coding sequence ATGAAAGTGGTGGGGCAAGGTGGTCCGGGGTGGCTGCGCGCCGGGGCACCGGCGGGTCCGGCCGCATCGCAGCGGGCCTTCACCATGGTCGAAATGGCCCTGAGCCTGGCCATCATCGGCTTTGCGCTGGTGGCCATTGTGGGGGTGTTGCCCATCGGATTACAAACGCAACAGGAGAATCGGGAGGAGACGGTGGTGCTCCAGGACGCCCAGGTCTGGTTGGCGGCCTTGCGTGCGGGGGCCCGGGGTTACGATGACCTGACCAACTGGGTGGAAAGCATCGAAGTGCATTGGGCCGACTGGACGATGGATGGGCGCCTGCTGGGGCAGGGACGGGACCTCTACACGCGAACCAATTCAGACATCATCAGCATTGCGCCCGCGCCGCACCTGCCGCTGACCAACGGCGCAATCATTGTGGGGGTGATGGGCACGCCCAAGTACATCCATGTACCGGATGTGTTTCGGCCCGCCGGATTCCGCAGCAACTACGTGGTGGCTTATGTCCGGGCCTTCAGCGGGCCGGCCGTGGAGAAACCGCCGCAGTCGGACCCGGCTGTGCAGGATCTGGCGTTTCGGTACCGGCTGGTTTCCGAAGTGGTGCCCTACCGGGAATGGGACACGAATTGGATCGCCTTTGACGCGCAAGGCCTGGCTCCGGCCGAGGCAACGCAAAGGTCCAATTACTGGTGGGTGGCGCGAAATCTGTACGCCAACGTGCATGAGGTCCGGCTGTTGTTCCGCTGGCCGGTCCGGCCCAACGGTACCACCGGCAACGGGCGCATGGTGCTCCGCGGGACCGTTAGCGGGGTGCGGACCAACCAGGGCCCCTTGCACTTTTACCAACCCGGATTGTTCGCGAGGTATCCATGA
- a CDS encoding PilW family protein, whose amino-acid sequence MTSDAPIRSSRRPVCRRAGIRAFSLIEILVVAGLMSVIILGLVAMFGQTQRAFRTGLAQTDVLESGRLVSDMLVRELVLVTPSHQANVANFYAEVPPPLVYQPLLQTLPGGAQRTNVLMDLFFLTRENRRWTAIGYRVGTPDAGGGVLYRYAATNLAPEELRGQLLAFMKAPLTNLNRVADGVVHFRVRAFDTNGLWMRADLPWDPRHDRFDIRLSGVVPGEVGLYLFKSNAVPAAVEVELGVVERRTWERAATIPDPGARRQFLSQQAGRTHLFRQWVKLPMVDPSAYIQTP is encoded by the coding sequence ATGACATCGGACGCCCCCATCCGTTCGAGCCGCCGGCCGGTCTGTCGCCGGGCCGGGATCCGGGCCTTTTCGCTGATCGAGATCCTGGTGGTCGCCGGCCTGATGTCGGTGATCATCCTGGGACTGGTCGCCATGTTCGGTCAGACCCAGCGCGCCTTCCGAACGGGTCTGGCGCAGACCGACGTTTTGGAATCGGGACGGTTGGTGAGCGACATGCTCGTCCGGGAGTTGGTGTTGGTGACACCATCGCACCAAGCCAATGTGGCCAATTTTTACGCCGAAGTTCCACCGCCACTCGTGTATCAACCCCTGTTGCAGACCCTGCCCGGAGGAGCGCAACGGACGAACGTGCTGATGGACCTGTTCTTTCTCACGCGGGAGAACCGGCGATGGACCGCGATCGGTTACCGCGTGGGCACGCCGGACGCCGGCGGTGGCGTGCTGTATCGGTATGCGGCCACCAATTTGGCCCCGGAAGAGCTGCGGGGCCAGTTGCTGGCGTTCATGAAGGCGCCATTGACGAACCTGAACCGCGTGGCCGACGGGGTGGTGCATTTTCGCGTGCGCGCCTTCGACACGAACGGGCTCTGGATGCGGGCCGACCTGCCGTGGGATCCAAGGCACGATCGGTTTGACATCCGCCTGTCCGGCGTCGTGCCGGGCGAGGTGGGATTGTACCTGTTCAAGAGCAACGCCGTGCCGGCCGCGGTCGAGGTGGAGCTGGGCGTGGTGGAGAGGAGGACATGGGAACGGGCGGCCACAATCCCGGACCCGGGGGCGCGGCGCCAGTTTTTGTCGCAGCAGGCGGGGCGCACACACCTGTTCCGGCAATGGGTGAAACTGCCCATGGTGGATCCCTCGGCTTATATCCAGACGCCATGA